In Candidatus Manganitrophus morganii, the genomic window ATAATCAATAATCAGAGCAATGAGATGTGAGGATTGGTAGCTGAAAGCGTGACATTCGTTGGTATTGCCTGCCGGTCACGTTCTGATTTTCACAAAAAAGATTTCACAATCGATACTCCGTCCTTCATCATCACATGCAATTCCAAAAGCAACCCGCGCATCCTCCCTCTTCGGCGATCTTCTCTCAATGCAGAGGTCGCCCGAAAGGGATCACTACTCCCTTCAAGCTAATTGACGCCCCCTTCCTTAGCGTTCTACCCTTCCATCAAGGATACTTCGTGTTGCAGTCACGATCTCATTGAACAAAAAATTAGAACAAGGAGGTCCTTGAGATGGAAATAAAAAAAGCAGTCACCGTTTTAAAGTCGCCGGAGGAGCTCTACCGTTACTGGCGAAAGTTCGACATGCTTCCGAATTTCATGAAAAATCTCGAGGCGGTCACGCCGCTGGGGGACCGGCGCTCTCATTGGCGGGCGAAGGGGCCGGCGGCTCAGGTGTTCGAATGGGACGCGGAGATCACCGAGGATCAGATCAACGAGCGGATCGCGTGGCGATCGCTGGAGGGTGCCGACGTCGAGCAGGCCGGCGCCGTGACCTTTAAGAAGGCGCCGGGCGACCGAGGGACGGAAGTTCGGGTGAGGATGGAATACAACGCGCCGGGCGGGAAACTCGGCGCGGTGGCGGCAAAGCTGATCGGAGAGGATCCCGGGACGCGGGTCTATGAAGATCTGCGCCGCTTCAAAGCGCTGATGGAAACGGGAGAGATCCCGGTCAACAACGGCGAGCCGGCCCGTCCCAAATAGCCGAACGAGAACGATCGGTTTATTTCGTGGAAATTATTCTGAAGTGATTTAAGGAGAAAGAGAATGAAGGCTGTTTCTTGGTATGGATCACAAGAGGTTCGGGTCGAGAATGTTCCCGATCCGAAAATTCTCAATCCGCGCGATGCCATCGTCAAAGTGACGACGGCGGCGATCTGCGGTTCCGATCTCCACCTCTATCACGGCAATGTTCCGACGATGAAGCGCGGGGATATTCTCGGTCACGAATTTATGGGAGAGGTGGTCGAGGTGGGAAAGGGAAATCGGAAGCTCCGCGTGGGGGACCGGGTGGTCGTTCCCTTTTCCATCTCCTGCGGCAACTGCTTCTATTGCCGAATGGAGGCGTTCACCCTCTGTGACAACTCCAATCCGAATTTCCTCATGCAGGAGAAAGTGACCGACTTTCCGACCGCCGGTCTCTTCGGCTACACCCACCTTTATGGCGGCTACCCGGGAGGACAGGCGGAGTATGTCCGTGTCCCGTTTGCCGACGTGGGGCCGGTCCGTGTCCCGGATGATATGACCGATGAGCAGGTTCTCTTCCTGGGGGATATCTTCCCCACCGCGTATCATGCGGCGATCAACGGCCGTATTCAGCCGGGGGATGTGGTGGCGGTGTGGGGATGCGGTCCCGTCGGACTGCTCACGATCAAGTGCGCGTATCTTCTCGGGGCGGAGCGGGTCATCGCAATCGATCACGTTCCGGAGCGGCTCGACAAGGCGAGGGGCCAGAACCACACGGAGGTCCTCAACTTCGAGGAGGTCGATGTCGTGGACGCACTCAAGGACATTACCGCCGGCCGGGGTCCCGACGTCTGCATCGATGCGGTCGGGATGGATGCCGATGAAAAAGGGCCGGTGGCCGCGTATGAAAAATTAAAACAGAAGTTTCACCTGGAGACCGATCGTCCCTTTGCGCTGAGAGAAGTCATCCGCGCCTGCCGAAACGGGGGAACGGTTTCCCTGCCGGGAGTCTATGCCGGCTATGTCGACAAGATGCCGATGGGGATCGCCTTCGGGAAGGGGATCACGTTTCGGATGGGGCAGACGCCGGTCCAAAAATATACGGGGCTCCTGCTCGATCGGATCATCAAAGAGAAGATCGATCTGACCTACATTATCACCCATCGGATGTCGCTCGATGAAGCGCCGGAGGGTTATCGGATCTTTAACGAAAAAGAGGAGGGGTGCATCAAGGTCATTCTCAAGCCTTGAAGCAGGTTGACTCTGCGGAGGGGGTGATGGCGCGTACCGTCGTCATTGCGGGGGTGGGGCCGGGAACGGGGGCCGCCCTGGTCCGGAGATTCGCAAGGGAGCAGTGCCGGGTGGGGATGTTTGCCCGGTCGGCCGGGTATCTTCGCCAGCTTGAAAAGGAAATTCGAGGCCGGAATGAAGCGGCGTTGGCGGTGCCGACCGACATCACCGATCCGAAGCAGGTGGCGGAGGGTTTCGGCCGGGTCCGGGAGGCGTTCGGCCCGGTCGATATCCTCATCAACCATGCGAGCCGCGCGGTATGGAAGGGGGTTCTGGAACTGACGCCGCAGGAGTTTGAGCAGGCATGGCGGGTCTCGGCCTATGGAGCGCTCCTCTGCACGCGCGAGGCGGTTCCCGACATGCTCCGGAATGGAGGGGGGGCGATCCTTTTTACCGGCGCGACCTCCTCGATCCGGGGCCGGGGCGGCGCGCTCGAATTCAGCAGCGCCAAATTCGCCGTTCGCGGAATGGCCGACTCGCTGGCGCGCGAGCTCTGGCCGAAGGGAATTCATGTGACCCATATCATCGTCGACGGGGTGATCGATACCCCCGCCGTTCGCGAAAGGTATCGGCCCGCCCCCGATGAGCCGCTTCTGGATCCCGATGCAATCGCCGAATCGTACTGGAACCTCGCCAACCAACCGAAAAGCGCCTGGACCCTGGAACTCGACCTGCGACCCTTCAACGAAGAATTCTTCGTCTAATCCTCTTCGGAACATCCGATTTCCGGACCATGGGCGTCTCACGATCTCCATGGATCGCTATGATCGGCGAAGCGTCAATCGGTCTATCTCTATATCAAATATAAGCCGATCAATTTACTTATCCGTGACAAGATTCACTTAAGAAAAGTCTTGCCTTTTTTATCCTTATTCAGTATTATCCCGCCGAAAGTCTCTTCCTCCTCGGTTTATTTCAGGAAGAGGGCTTGCAATACCGCGAACGTCTGGTTTCATCCCATTCCAGCGACGAATTCGTAAAGCTTTAAAGGGCAGATGTGTCCGTCTCGAACTTCCGGTCATCGAGGTGGCAGACAGCCTGTGTCGATGAACAATAACCGTCCATATTCCAAAGAGGGAAAAATGAAAAAATATTATGGTCTGTTGGTAGCGTTACTCTTCTGTTCCTCCTGCGCGCATGGCATCAATGAGAAGGTCAGAACGGTGCCGAATCAAGCGCCGGCTTTCGGGCCTCCCACCAATGTCGGACTGCTGTTGAGCGCTACGGATGCCGGCGCCGAAGCCGTACAAACGTTGACATTTGATGTCCAACCAGGAGATTTCGAGACGTATCAAGCCGTCATTACCTATCCCGCCGGGTTTACTTTTAACGGCTTTGGTACTCCCGGGACTCAGGTCGGGAGTTTTTCGGGAGATTTCTTTATTGATCAGACAAATGACTTCACCATTCCCGTATTTTCAATCGATGATACTACCGCTTCCACCTCTTTTGGTCCGCCTGACGCCCTTGACCCCGCAGTGGATATCATATTGGGTTATTCCACGACGAACGGAAAGCACATTTTTACCATCACGATCCCACTTGGAGGCGATGGTAATGCAACCACTGTTGCAGCCCCTTTCGCACAGCGGCTTTCTGCCGTCATCAACGCCGGTATTTTGACCAACCCGGCCACCTCCGGAACGTATACCGCCAGAGCTCTGATCACGTCGGTCGATCCGGACAACGACGGTCCCAACGATCAAGCTGGAGAGGCTCCGGCGAGCTTGAATTTCAGCCAGGATATCGCAATCGGCGCCGGCGCGCCGTCGAACACCGCCCCGGCTGCTCCGGACCTTGTCTTCCCCGCCGACGGCGAAACGGGGGTCGGTACGGCCGTGACATTTAAGTGGAACGGGACAACCGATCCGGAAGGGGAGACGGTGACCTATCAAATTCGCTATTGTCCCGATGCCGATTTCAACGGCTGTGATGAGGTGAACGTGGCGTCATCGAAGCCGCAATTGGCGCAGCAGACCGGCACGATGGCCGCTGCGGCGTCGCTCCTCGTGTTGGGGGTCGTCCTGATCGGCGGGGGAACGCGTCGGGGAAAGGGCGCTTTTCTCATCGCCTTTTTAATTGTCGCGGGGATGGTTCTCGGCTCGTGCGGCGGCAGGGGCGGGGGAAGCAGTAATGGGACCCTCCCGGTGAATGAGGTTACACACAACGCATCCAATCTGAGTCCGCAGACGACTTACTTCTGGAAAGTCATCGCGGAGGACAGCCAGGGAAAAACAACCGAGAGCGCAACGCGAAGCTTTACGACCCAGTAGTTCCGGCTTATTCCGGATGTACTTAGCGGGCAAAAGGAGATAAGGCCTGGTTGCAGAGGGCTTCGGCGTTAAACCGGCAGATCCGGCATTTGTTGACCGAGCCGCTCGGTTCGGGCTCCCTTTTCCCCCGCCAGTAATCGACCGCCCAGCGCAGATCGCGCTCGGCGATCTGCGGACGGAACGGGAAGAGGTGAAGCGTGAACGATTTTTCTTGGCGGAGAATGGGGACCGCAGAGCGGAACGTTTTCGCCCGAAGTTGCTCCGTGACCTTCAGGAGCGTTCCGGTCAGATCGGTGGGGAGAAGCTTGACGTGAGGAATCGTCGCGGGGAAGATCGCGACCGCGCAAAGGAGAGAATCGACATCAAATCGATTCTGCTGGAGAAGCCAGCCGTAGAGGTTGGCCTGCGTTTGTTGCGAGGGGAAGAGAGTCGAGCGGCGCGAGAATTTAAATTCGACCAGCAGTGTGGCCGATTTCCCCTCCAATTGAACCAGGTCGGGCCGTCCCCAAATCGGGATCTCCTCCCAGACCCCTTCCATCGGAAATTCGAAAAGCGTCAGGCTCTCCCCACGATGGAGCGAAGCCTCGATCTCCTCCCGGGTGACGGGGGTCGCCCCTTCTTCCAGCCGCGCATGGCCTTCGGCCCCGTGCTCCATCGCCGGAGAGGTCGGCTCCACCTCGGGGAACTGCATCGCAAGATCGACCTTCTTCTCGCAATATCGCTGTTGCGAGAGGGTGGAGACCATCAGGATTTCTTGTTGATGTCGCAATCCGCTCATCGACCGAAGGAGATCCCGAGCGCTTCGGCGGCGCGGACCATCTCCCCATCGGCCGGGACGAATTTCAGCCCCCGCGTCGCTTCTGAGAGGGGAACCGAGCAAATCTCGTCTCCTTTCAAGCAGACCATCTCGCCGAAACGACCCTGCGCAAAAAGGTCCATCGCGGCGACACCGAAGCGGGTCGCCAGGATGCGATCGTAGGGGGTCGGCGATCCGCCCCGCTGAATGTGGCCGAGCACCGTGACCCGGACATCCATCTTGGTGCAGCTGCCGATCTCCTCTCCGACCTTGTTGCCGATTCCGCCGAGGCGCAGCGCGTAGCCGGTCTCGGAGCGTTTGATGACCGACATTTCCCCGCCGAGCGGTTTGGCCCCTTCGGCGACGACCACAATCGAAAAGCGGCTCCCCTGCTCGTAGCGCGCCACGATCTTCTTGCAAACCTGATCGATCTGGAACGGGATCTCCGGGATCAAAATCACATCGGCCCCCCCCGCGATGCCGGCCTCCAGGGCGATCCATCCGACGTAGCGGCCCATCAACTCGACCACGATCACCCGATGATGGCTTTCGGCCGTCGTATGCAGCTTGTCGAGC contains:
- a CDS encoding ATP-dependent 6-phosphofructokinase, with translation MKIGVLTGGGDAPGLNAVIRAIVKSSKVKYNCEVLGIEEGFDGLLSPVKVRTMTPWTIRGILPTGGTVLGTTSTINPMEMTKKIDGKEQQVDLSGELKKNVEELGLSGLIVIGGDGTLKIADNLYRMGVPTIGIPKTIDNDIPATDVTFGFQTAVNTATEALDKLHTTAESHHRVIVVELMGRYVGWIALEAGIAGGADVILIPEIPFQIDQVCKKIVARYEQGSRFSIVVVAEGAKPLGGEMSVIKRSETGYALRLGGIGNKVGEEIGSCTKMDVRVTVLGHIQRGGSPTPYDRILATRFGVAAMDLFAQGRFGEMVCLKGDEICSVPLSEATRGLKFVPADGEMVRAAEALGISFGR
- a CDS encoding glutathione-dependent formaldehyde dehydrogenase, whose amino-acid sequence is MKAVSWYGSQEVRVENVPDPKILNPRDAIVKVTTAAICGSDLHLYHGNVPTMKRGDILGHEFMGEVVEVGKGNRKLRVGDRVVVPFSISCGNCFYCRMEAFTLCDNSNPNFLMQEKVTDFPTAGLFGYTHLYGGYPGGQAEYVRVPFADVGPVRVPDDMTDEQVLFLGDIFPTAYHAAINGRIQPGDVVAVWGCGPVGLLTIKCAYLLGAERVIAIDHVPERLDKARGQNHTEVLNFEEVDVVDALKDITAGRGPDVCIDAVGMDADEKGPVAAYEKLKQKFHLETDRPFALREVIRACRNGGTVSLPGVYAGYVDKMPMGIAFGKGITFRMGQTPVQKYTGLLLDRIIKEKIDLTYIITHRMSLDEAPEGYRIFNEKEEGCIKVILKP
- a CDS encoding PD-(D/E)XK nuclease family protein → MSGLRHQQEILMVSTLSQQRYCEKKVDLAMQFPEVEPTSPAMEHGAEGHARLEEGATPVTREEIEASLHRGESLTLFEFPMEGVWEEIPIWGRPDLVQLEGKSATLLVEFKFSRRSTLFPSQQTQANLYGWLLQQNRFDVDSLLCAVAIFPATIPHVKLLPTDLTGTLLKVTEQLRAKTFRSAVPILRQEKSFTLHLFPFRPQIAERDLRWAVDYWRGKREPEPSGSVNKCRICRFNAEALCNQALSPFAR
- a CDS encoding SRPBCC family protein, coding for MEIKKAVTVLKSPEELYRYWRKFDMLPNFMKNLEAVTPLGDRRSHWRAKGPAAQVFEWDAEITEDQINERIAWRSLEGADVEQAGAVTFKKAPGDRGTEVRVRMEYNAPGGKLGAVAAKLIGEDPGTRVYEDLRRFKALMETGEIPVNNGEPARPK
- a CDS encoding SDR family NAD(P)-dependent oxidoreductase, with amino-acid sequence MARTVVIAGVGPGTGAALVRRFAREQCRVGMFARSAGYLRQLEKEIRGRNEAALAVPTDITDPKQVAEGFGRVREAFGPVDILINHASRAVWKGVLELTPQEFEQAWRVSAYGALLCTREAVPDMLRNGGGAILFTGATSSIRGRGGALEFSSAKFAVRGMADSLARELWPKGIHVTHIIVDGVIDTPAVRERYRPAPDEPLLDPDAIAESYWNLANQPKSAWTLELDLRPFNEEFFV